Proteins from one Rhodoflexus caldus genomic window:
- a CDS encoding HRDC domain-containing protein: protein MGLLIDILRGSMNRAVTEKEYHLIKTFGAGKDRRAEEWLDYLTQMLNLGLMEIAYDQAHALKLTPQSWEVLRGERKVQLVNFISPLQKQAQATEKAIPQQDSLTDELFERLRKLRKAIADEQNLPAYVVFTDATLTEIARQMPQSEESLADISGVSRKKCEQYGDEFLAEIAAFIREKGLTIADVPAPKKVKIPQVSTYEQTWELLQRGHSVEKIAELRGLSAVTVYSHIAKFYEDGKINDLSPYISAKDAGVIMQAAEQLGMKRGDALKPLFEHLEGQYGYHQIRLALAMWSKQ from the coding sequence ATGGGGCTGCTGATTGATATTCTGCGAGGCTCCATGAACCGCGCCGTTACCGAAAAAGAATATCACCTCATCAAAACTTTTGGGGCAGGCAAAGACCGCCGAGCCGAGGAATGGCTGGACTATCTTACGCAAATGCTCAATCTGGGGCTGATGGAGATAGCCTATGACCAAGCCCATGCACTCAAACTTACGCCACAGAGTTGGGAAGTGCTGCGCGGTGAAAGAAAAGTGCAGTTGGTCAATTTCATTTCACCGCTACAAAAGCAGGCACAGGCCACCGAGAAAGCAATACCGCAACAAGATTCGCTTACCGATGAGCTGTTTGAACGCCTGCGCAAGTTGCGCAAAGCCATTGCCGATGAGCAGAACTTGCCCGCTTATGTGGTTTTTACCGATGCCACACTCACCGAAATAGCACGCCAAATGCCGCAAAGCGAAGAATCATTGGCAGACATTTCAGGGGTGAGCCGCAAAAAATGCGAGCAGTACGGCGATGAGTTTCTGGCGGAAATAGCAGCCTTCATCCGCGAAAAAGGGCTGACCATTGCCGATGTCCCCGCCCCGAAAAAGGTAAAAATTCCACAGGTTTCTACCTACGAGCAAACGTGGGAGTTGTTGCAACGCGGGCACAGCGTAGAAAAAATCGCCGAACTGCGCGGTTTGAGTGCCGTTACTGTTTATTCGCACATTGCCAAGTTCTACGAAGACGGGAAAATCAACGATTTGAGCCCCTATATCAGTGCCAAAGACGCCGGGGTAATCATGCAGGCAGCCGAGCAATTGGGCATGAAGCGTGGCGATGCGCTCAAACCGCTCTTTGAACACTTGGAAGGGCAATACGGCTACCACCAAATTCGCTTGGCGCTGGCCATGTGGTCTAAACAATGA
- a CDS encoding RecQ family ATP-dependent DNA helicase, protein MVSKEEILKRYFGYDSFRPMQAEVIDTVLSGRDALILMPTGGGKSVCYQVPALVREGLCVVVSPLIALMQDQVQNLRANGVPAAYINSSLSAGEIRQVEQQCENGELKLLYVSPEKLVAGGFLGFLRRLKINLFAIDESHCVSFWGHDFRPEYKQLHILREQFPHVPMLALTATADKVTRRDILQQLGIPEAEVFIASFDRPNLSLTVLPGLKRMEQIRAFLKRRAGQAGIIYCLSRKGTESVAEQLNKAGYKAAHYHAGMDADYRRQTQEAFIKDELQIIVATIAFGMGIDKSNVRWVIHYNLPKNVESYYQEIGRAGRDGQKSDTVLFYSFNDYETQRQMNDDLPEERRELLNAKLLRMKQYAEADICRRRILLSYFNEVPEKDCGNCDVCHNPRSKFDGTVLAQKALSAIARTRE, encoded by the coding sequence GTGGTAAGTAAAGAAGAAATCCTCAAACGCTATTTCGGTTATGACAGCTTTCGCCCGATGCAGGCGGAGGTGATAGATACGGTGCTTTCGGGGCGCGATGCGCTGATACTGATGCCGACGGGCGGCGGCAAATCGGTTTGCTACCAAGTGCCCGCCTTGGTGCGCGAAGGGCTTTGCGTAGTTGTTTCGCCGTTGATTGCCCTGATGCAAGACCAAGTACAAAACCTGCGCGCCAACGGCGTTCCGGCAGCCTATATCAACAGTTCGCTTTCGGCTGGTGAAATTAGACAGGTAGAACAGCAATGCGAAAACGGCGAATTGAAATTGCTCTACGTATCGCCTGAAAAATTGGTTGCGGGAGGTTTTCTTGGCTTTTTGCGTCGGCTGAAAATCAACCTGTTTGCCATTGACGAATCGCACTGCGTGTCGTTTTGGGGGCACGATTTCCGCCCCGAATACAAACAGTTGCACATCCTGCGCGAGCAGTTTCCTCACGTGCCGATGTTGGCACTCACCGCTACGGCCGACAAGGTAACGCGCCGCGATATTTTGCAGCAATTGGGTATCCCCGAGGCAGAAGTTTTTATTGCTTCGTTTGACCGCCCGAACCTCAGCCTGACCGTATTGCCCGGTCTGAAGCGGATGGAGCAAATCCGTGCTTTCCTGAAACGACGGGCAGGGCAAGCAGGCATTATTTACTGTCTGAGCCGCAAAGGCACCGAATCGGTAGCCGAGCAACTCAACAAAGCAGGCTACAAGGCGGCACACTACCACGCAGGCATGGATGCCGACTACCGCCGACAAACGCAGGAGGCGTTCATCAAAGATGAATTGCAGATTATCGTTGCCACCATTGCTTTTGGTATGGGCATAGACAAATCCAACGTGCGTTGGGTGATTCATTACAATCTGCCCAAAAACGTGGAAAGCTATTATCAGGAAATCGGGCGGGCAGGGCGCGACGGGCAAAAGTCCGATACCGTGCTGTTTTACAGCTTCAACGACTACGAAACGCAGCGGCAGATGAATGACGACCTGCCCGAAGAGCGCCGCGAGTTGCTGAACGCCAAGCTGTTGCGCATGAAGCAATATGCTGAAGCCGATATTTGCCGCCGCCGCATTTTGCTCAGCTACTTCAACGAAGTGCCCGAAAAAGACTGCGGTAATTGCGACGTTTGCCACAACCCGCGCAGCAAGTTTGACGGCACTGTTTTGGCGCAAAAAGCCCTTTCTGCCATTGCCCGCACGCGAGAGTAG
- a CDS encoding type II toxin-antitoxin system VapC family toxin encodes MRLLLDTHAFIWYMEGNDLLGEQNRLLIQDSATTVYLSVASVWEMALKVNSGKLFLAKPLHTYIPAEIHIIDIRLEHIWYLNNLPQYHKDPFDRILIATAMIERMPLLSIDSAFHAYPVERIWKL; translated from the coding sequence ATGAGGTTATTGTTAGATACACACGCATTCATCTGGTACATGGAAGGAAATGACCTGCTGGGTGAACAAAATCGGTTGCTCATACAAGACAGTGCAACAACTGTTTATCTAAGCGTTGCTTCTGTCTGGGAAATGGCTCTCAAAGTGAATAGTGGCAAGCTATTTTTAGCCAAGCCACTTCATACGTACATACCCGCTGAAATTCATATCATAGACATCAGGTTAGAGCATATATGGTATCTTAACAACTTGCCACAATATCATAAAGACCCGTTTGACAGAATCCTGATAGCAACCGCTATGATTGAGCGGATGCCATTGCTTTCAATAGACAGTGCTTTCCATGCGTATCCTGTTGAGCGGATATGGAAACTGTAA
- a CDS encoding DUF2281 domain-containing protein — MKYTLEIEIADDEISFAEEFFKKISFVKHVRLVTSNESSNPEAMQSIDNEKEKPMPFQFGAAKGLISMSDDFNEPLDEFIPYTE; from the coding sequence ATGAAATACACCTTGGAAATAGAAATTGCTGATGATGAAATATCATTTGCAGAAGAATTTTTTAAGAAAATTTCTTTTGTGAAGCATGTCCGATTAGTTACATCGAATGAAAGCAGTAACCCAGAGGCCATGCAAAGCATTGATAATGAAAAAGAAAAGCCTATGCCTTTCCAATTTGGTGCGGCTAAGGGGCTTATTAGCATGAGCGACGATTTCAACGAACCTCTGGATGAGTTTATACCTTATACAGAATGA
- a CDS encoding proline dehydrogenase family protein, which yields MHTQTFSANKFGTAVSFEDTAVAFAMKTDAQLYQSYLLFKSINYNWLVNMGTGLVQWGLKVGLPIKGLLKATLFKQFCGGESINDCEAVIRQMAKFGVGAILDYSVEGEKTEAGFDKTRQETIATIHYAAQHRTEIPFCVFKVTGLAPFRLLEKVSASMKGEGLPLLPSELKTFERVRERIDEICRTAAENNVRIFIDGEETWIQDAIDALAYEMMEKYNRKQAIVYNTYQMYTTDRMEKLRQARALAVRQGFYLGAKLVRGAYMEKERARAAQMGYPDPIQPNKEACDRDFNEALKFCIDNKQRIALCAGTHNEDSCYFLTALMEKYNIKPNDPDVYFAQLYGMSDNISFNLAKAGYNVAKYLPYGPVEAVMPYLFRRAQENTSVAGQSSREFLLVQRELQRRKGKR from the coding sequence ATGCACACGCAAACTTTTTCCGCCAATAAGTTCGGTACAGCCGTTTCTTTTGAAGATACAGCCGTGGCTTTTGCCATGAAAACCGATGCGCAGTTGTATCAGAGCTATTTGTTGTTCAAGTCTATCAACTACAATTGGTTGGTTAATATGGGTACAGGCCTCGTGCAATGGGGGCTGAAAGTGGGTTTGCCCATTAAAGGCTTGCTCAAAGCAACACTGTTCAAGCAGTTTTGCGGCGGTGAGAGCATCAACGATTGCGAGGCGGTTATTCGCCAAATGGCAAAATTTGGCGTAGGTGCTATTTTGGACTACTCGGTAGAGGGAGAAAAAACAGAAGCAGGTTTTGACAAAACACGTCAGGAAACCATAGCCACCATTCACTACGCCGCCCAACACCGCACAGAAATTCCTTTTTGCGTATTTAAGGTAACAGGGCTTGCTCCTTTTCGTTTGTTGGAAAAAGTTTCGGCAAGCATGAAAGGCGAAGGTTTGCCGTTGCTGCCCTCCGAACTGAAAACCTTTGAGCGCGTGCGTGAGCGCATAGATGAAATTTGCCGCACGGCAGCGGAAAACAACGTGCGCATTTTCATTGACGGTGAGGAAACGTGGATTCAGGATGCTATTGATGCGCTGGCCTATGAAATGATGGAAAAATACAATCGCAAGCAGGCAATTGTTTACAATACCTATCAGATGTACACCACCGACCGCATGGAGAAATTGCGGCAGGCGCGTGCACTGGCTGTGCGGCAGGGGTTTTATCTCGGTGCCAAATTGGTACGCGGCGCTTACATGGAAAAAGAGCGTGCCAGAGCCGCACAAATGGGCTATCCTGACCCCATTCAGCCCAACAAAGAGGCCTGCGACCGCGACTTTAACGAAGCACTCAAATTCTGCATTGACAACAAACAACGCATTGCGTTATGTGCAGGTACGCACAATGAAGACAGTTGCTACTTCCTGACAGCGCTCATGGAAAAATACAACATCAAGCCCAACGACCCCGATGTGTATTTTGCCCAACTTTACGGCATGAGTGATAATATTTCGTTCAATCTGGCAAAAGCAGGTTACAATGTGGCAAAATATCTGCCCTATGGCCCCGTGGAGGCAGTAATGCCTTATTTGTTCCGCCGCGCACAGGAGAATACGTCGGTAGCAGGGCAAAGCAGCCGTGAGTTCTTGCTTGTTCAGCGCGAACTACAACGCCGCAAAGGCAAGCGGTAA
- a CDS encoding dipeptide epimerase translates to MQIFLRRYVLELRNRFTIAHDSRTHQNTMILALSDGETVGYGEATENPYYGVTFEKLEQALASLQPLLSSYRFSTPQQLWADTNPYLQDLPFAQCALDEAAWDYYGRKTGKPVYEILGLNPAHAPVSNYTIGIDTVEIMVAKMQAQPWPIYKIKLGTAHDLEIVRELRRHTDARFRVDANCGWTAEQTIRYSEALEKLGVEFIEQPLKADDWEGMKEVFAHSRLPVIADESCITASDVARCKGYFHGINIKLTKCGGPTAALRMIAQAREWHMKVMMGCMTESSVGISAIAHLAPLLDYVDMDGALLIKNDLAEGAQATPHGVVFANRNGTGVQMHDGFPNTD, encoded by the coding sequence ATGCAAATTTTTCTGCGCCGCTACGTGCTGGAACTGCGCAACCGATTTACCATCGCTCATGACTCGCGAACCCATCAAAACACCATGATTCTCGCACTTTCCGACGGTGAAACCGTGGGTTACGGCGAGGCAACCGAAAACCCCTACTACGGCGTTACTTTTGAAAAATTGGAGCAGGCGCTTGCCTCTTTGCAGCCGTTGTTGAGCAGCTATCGGTTTTCCACTCCTCAACAATTGTGGGCAGATACCAACCCCTATTTACAGGATTTGCCCTTTGCACAGTGTGCGCTGGACGAAGCCGCATGGGACTACTACGGGCGAAAAACAGGCAAACCCGTGTACGAAATCTTAGGGTTGAACCCTGCCCATGCGCCCGTTAGCAACTATACCATCGGCATTGATACGGTTGAAATAATGGTCGCCAAAATGCAGGCGCAACCTTGGCCGATTTACAAAATCAAATTGGGCACGGCGCATGACTTAGAAATTGTTCGCGAACTGCGCCGCCACACCGACGCGCGTTTTCGGGTAGATGCCAACTGCGGCTGGACTGCCGAACAAACCATTCGCTACTCGGAAGCATTAGAAAAATTGGGGGTTGAATTTATTGAACAACCGCTCAAAGCCGACGATTGGGAAGGCATGAAAGAAGTTTTTGCGCATAGCCGCCTGCCCGTCATTGCCGACGAAAGTTGCATCACAGCGTCCGACGTGGCACGTTGCAAAGGCTACTTTCACGGCATCAACATCAAACTGACCAAGTGCGGCGGCCCGACTGCCGCCCTGCGGATGATTGCACAGGCGCGGGAGTGGCATATGAAGGTGATGATGGGCTGCATGACCGAATCCAGCGTCGGTATTTCTGCCATTGCACACCTTGCCCCGCTGCTGGACTATGTGGATATGGACGGTGCGCTGCTCATCAAAAACGATTTGGCCGAAGGTGCACAAGCAACTCCGCACGGCGTTGTTTTTGCCAATCGCAACGGCACGGGCGTGCAGATGCACGACGGTTTTCCGAACACGGACTAA
- a CDS encoding NfeD family protein, translating to MMANSGLLYDMAFFFTQPWVSAFLILTLMAGMILELKTPGTIIPLLTGLLAAAAYFGSYYLMGLTEWWEILIFAVGFLLMVAEIFVVPGFGVAGISGVILLVSGLVLAALPNEGMDFEQVHTADAVTSLTMVLAGVLGGIIALLYAAKNIINSRFFRKAALNQALDAKDGYSMGVALQSLVGKPALVRTVLRPSGKVEIDGKLYEATSFDSFVEAGKWVYVTDVEGSMLRVRADESAATGSAIMKA from the coding sequence ATGATGGCAAACAGCGGCTTATTATACGATATGGCTTTTTTCTTCACCCAGCCGTGGGTGAGCGCATTCCTGATTCTGACGCTGATGGCAGGTATGATTCTGGAACTTAAAACGCCCGGCACTATCATCCCCTTACTTACCGGACTGTTAGCTGCGGCGGCCTATTTCGGCTCTTACTACCTGATGGGGCTGACCGAGTGGTGGGAAATCCTGATTTTTGCCGTTGGCTTCCTGTTGATGGTTGCCGAAATTTTTGTTGTCCCCGGCTTCGGCGTGGCAGGCATCAGCGGCGTTATTTTGCTGGTGAGCGGCCTTGTGCTGGCTGCATTGCCCAACGAGGGCATGGATTTTGAACAAGTACATACTGCCGATGCCGTTACATCGTTAACTATGGTACTGGCAGGCGTATTGGGCGGCATCATTGCCTTGCTTTATGCGGCCAAAAACATCATCAATTCTCGCTTTTTCCGAAAAGCAGCACTCAATCAGGCACTGGATGCCAAAGACGGGTACTCTATGGGAGTAGCACTGCAAAGTTTGGTAGGCAAACCCGCGCTGGTGCGCACTGTGCTGCGCCCTTCGGGAAAGGTAGAAATTGACGGGAAATTGTATGAAGCCACTTCGTTTGATTCTTTTGTGGAAGCAGGCAAATGGGTATATGTAACCGATGTGGAAGGCAGTATGCTGCGCGTGCGTGCGGATGAGTCAGCGGCAACAGGCTCTGCCATTATGAAAGCATAA
- a CDS encoding tetratricopeptide repeat protein has product MKSIFSIAIALGVWAVTLQVNAQTKHLEKLEIGNALFREGSYQEAIDAYTEAIELDSTLTQAYNNRGNAYFRLNQFINALSDYDKVVSRSPKDADAYLNRGNVYAIIGDNWRAVRDYNTAINLNNKNEEAYYNRGLTYFSLKNYIKAKEDMMQCVKLNPKNAEAQNYLGICLYFEGKATEALTHIGKAIEIAPQYAEAYYHRATVYFGEEMYGQALQDIEKAIKLAPDIAEYKALKVEIEKVK; this is encoded by the coding sequence ATGAAATCAATTTTTTCTATTGCAATTGCTCTGGGGGTATGGGCTGTAACGCTGCAAGTAAACGCCCAAACCAAACATTTGGAGAAGTTAGAAATCGGCAACGCATTGTTTCGCGAAGGCAGCTATCAGGAAGCCATTGATGCTTACACGGAAGCAATTGAGTTAGACAGCACACTTACACAGGCCTACAACAACCGCGGCAATGCGTACTTTCGGCTCAATCAGTTCATCAATGCCTTATCAGACTATGACAAGGTCGTTTCCCGCAGCCCCAAAGATGCCGACGCGTATCTGAACAGGGGGAACGTGTATGCCATCATCGGCGATAACTGGCGCGCCGTCCGCGATTACAACACGGCTATTAACCTGAATAACAAAAACGAAGAAGCCTATTACAATCGGGGGTTGACCTATTTTTCGTTAAAAAACTATATCAAAGCCAAAGAGGACATGATGCAATGCGTCAAGCTCAACCCCAAAAATGCAGAAGCACAGAATTATTTGGGCATTTGTCTGTATTTTGAAGGAAAAGCCACCGAGGCGCTCACACACATAGGCAAGGCCATTGAAATTGCTCCTCAATACGCCGAGGCATATTATCATCGTGCCACCGTATATTTCGGGGAAGAGATGTACGGGCAAGCACTGCAAGATATAGAAAAGGCCATCAAACTGGCACCCGATATTGCCGAATACAAGGCATTAAAAGTTGAAATTGAAAAAGTTAAGTAA
- a CDS encoding S1C family serine protease: protein MAGISKRWFFASVFVAAIMGGAFSLGTYLLFFQQKPLPQPVLGGTNSAAKFTSAFEKLTKSFTVPEGMNFLLAAERSTPSVVHIRTQYKGSAGAMMGFFDDSDESSRRGMSTGSGVIISEDGFVLTNHHVIDEADEIVVTLDDKRQFNATVIGQDPTTDLALIKIQANNLVPIAYGNSDEVKVGEWVLAVGNPFDLTSTVTAGIISGKARNINLLFSNDGLAIESFLQTDAAVNPGNSGGALVNLKGELIGINTAIATRTGGYAGYSFAVPVNLAKKVAEDLYRHGQVQRALLGVSINEVTDEVARKYNLTAIRGIFVTGVNQGSGAADAGIQAGDVIISIDGKEVNTVSGLQEIVARHRPGDKVDIIIERKGEEKKLRVTLKNKRNSIGLISANLQVPQWNAEIEELSSDEKKQLKLESGLKITRLGDGLLKSNRVQEGFVITHIDKKAVRSIAELQRLLARKKNKFLLEGINKQGERAFFGIGF from the coding sequence ATGGCCGGTATCAGTAAACGTTGGTTTTTTGCATCGGTGTTTGTGGCTGCCATTATGGGCGGGGCGTTTTCGCTGGGCACTTATTTGTTGTTTTTTCAACAAAAACCATTGCCTCAGCCTGTTTTGGGAGGAACTAACAGTGCAGCAAAATTTACAAGTGCATTTGAGAAGCTGACGAAAAGTTTTACTGTACCCGAAGGTATGAACTTTCTGTTGGCAGCCGAGCGAAGCACGCCTTCGGTAGTCCATATTCGCACACAGTACAAAGGCAGCGCAGGCGCTATGATGGGTTTTTTTGACGATAGCGACGAAAGCAGTCGCCGCGGCATGTCCACAGGCTCGGGAGTCATTATTTCGGAGGATGGCTTTGTGCTTACCAATCACCATGTGATTGATGAAGCCGATGAAATCGTTGTTACATTAGACGATAAGCGGCAGTTTAATGCTACCGTTATTGGGCAAGACCCGACAACTGACCTTGCACTCATAAAAATTCAGGCAAATAATCTTGTGCCCATTGCCTACGGCAACTCCGATGAAGTAAAAGTCGGGGAGTGGGTGCTTGCCGTAGGCAATCCGTTTGACCTGACCTCTACCGTTACGGCGGGCATCATCAGCGGTAAAGCACGCAATATCAACCTGCTGTTCAGCAACGATGGGCTGGCAATAGAATCTTTTCTGCAAACCGATGCGGCCGTAAATCCGGGCAACAGCGGCGGGGCATTGGTCAATCTGAAAGGCGAATTGATAGGCATTAACACCGCCATTGCCACCCGCACGGGAGGTTATGCAGGATATTCGTTTGCCGTACCGGTGAATTTGGCAAAAAAAGTAGCGGAAGACTTATACCGCCACGGTCAGGTGCAGCGCGCCCTGCTCGGCGTAAGCATCAACGAAGTAACGGACGAAGTTGCCCGCAAGTACAATTTAACGGCCATCCGCGGCATATTTGTTACCGGCGTTAATCAGGGCAGCGGGGCTGCCGATGCGGGCATACAAGCCGGTGATGTCATTATTTCCATAGACGGAAAAGAGGTTAATACCGTATCGGGTTTACAGGAGATTGTAGCACGCCACCGCCCCGGAGACAAGGTAGATATCATCATAGAAAGGAAAGGCGAGGAGAAAAAACTTCGCGTTACGCTCAAAAACAAACGCAACAGCATAGGGCTGATAAGTGCTAATCTGCAAGTTCCGCAATGGAATGCAGAAATTGAAGAGCTTAGTTCGGATGAAAAAAAACAACTCAAACTGGAAAGCGGCTTAAAAATCACCCGTCTCGGTGATGGATTGCTGAAATCTAACCGCGTGCAAGAGGGGTTTGTAATTACGCATATTGACAAAAAAGCCGTGCGCTCCATTGCAGAGTTGCAGCGCCTGTTGGCACGCAAAAAGAATAAATTCCTGCTGGAAGGGATTAACAAACAAGGCGAACGCGCATTTTTTGGTATCGGGTTTTAA
- a CDS encoding aminotransferase class V-fold PLP-dependent enzyme, with protein sequence MQSQDPAMRLQDLQYFGEFGGVNPSIEDSATYTFLNADKMEEMFEKEMAGCYLYSRHWNPMNRYLSDALAAMEGTEAAQVTASGMAAISATLMQLCGNGDEIICGRMVYGGTYALLKNFLPRFGITTHFVDITNPDKIRAAITPRTKIIYCETVSNPLLEVANIPALAQLAHENGLQLVVDNTFAPMLVSPAQLGADVVIHSLTKYINGTSDTVAGVICGRKAFINNLSDVNFGATMLLGPVMDSMRSASVLKNLRSLHVRMKQHSHNAAYLAQSFVDMGVRTIYPGLATHPQHRLFGTLLNPGYGYGGMVVIDMGTKQAAYDLMEAMQEEKVGYLAVSLGFFRTLFSSPGSSTSSEIPEAERIQMGLTDGLVRISVGLDNDMEEIFRRIARCVEAVTI encoded by the coding sequence ATGCAAAGCCAAGACCCTGCTATGCGCCTGCAAGACCTCCAATATTTCGGCGAATTTGGAGGTGTGAATCCTTCCATTGAAGACTCGGCTACCTATACGTTCCTCAATGCCGACAAAATGGAAGAAATGTTTGAGAAAGAGATGGCGGGCTGCTATCTCTACTCACGCCACTGGAACCCGATGAACCGCTACCTTTCCGATGCGCTGGCGGCGATGGAAGGTACGGAAGCTGCACAAGTTACTGCTTCGGGTATGGCGGCTATCAGTGCTACGCTGATGCAACTTTGCGGCAATGGCGATGAGATTATCTGCGGGCGCATGGTCTATGGCGGCACCTATGCGCTGCTCAAAAATTTCCTGCCGCGCTTTGGTATCACTACGCACTTTGTGGATATTACCAATCCCGATAAAATCCGCGCAGCCATTACGCCGCGCACAAAGATTATTTATTGTGAAACAGTCAGCAATCCGCTGCTGGAAGTGGCCAATATCCCCGCACTGGCGCAATTGGCACACGAAAACGGCCTGCAATTGGTAGTGGACAACACATTTGCCCCCATGCTGGTTTCTCCTGCCCAATTAGGAGCCGATGTGGTCATCCACAGCTTGACAAAGTACATCAACGGCACAAGCGATACGGTAGCAGGCGTTATCTGCGGCAGAAAGGCATTTATCAACAACCTGAGCGATGTAAATTTTGGCGCAACCATGCTGCTCGGCCCTGTAATGGATAGTATGCGTTCGGCGAGTGTGCTGAAAAACCTGCGCAGCCTGCACGTCCGCATGAAGCAGCACAGCCACAATGCGGCCTACCTTGCCCAGTCGTTTGTTGATATGGGAGTGCGCACTATTTATCCGGGGCTTGCTACTCATCCACAGCACCGTTTGTTTGGCACTCTGCTCAACCCGGGCTATGGCTACGGCGGTATGGTCGTTATTGACATGGGTACCAAACAGGCCGCTTATGACCTGATGGAAGCCATGCAGGAGGAAAAAGTAGGCTATCTGGCAGTGAGTTTAGGATTCTTCCGCACACTGTTCAGCTCGCCGGGCAGCAGCACCTCTTCGGAAATCCCTGAGGCGGAGCGTATCCAAATGGGGCTTACCGACGGGCTGGTGCGCATTTCGGTGGGTTTGGACAACGATATGGAAGAGATTTTCCGACGGATTGCCCGTTGTGTGGAAGCCGTAACAATTTAG
- a CDS encoding Lrp/AsnC family transcriptional regulator: MEDLDAIDLKILRMLQADARMTHKQLAAALDLTITPVFERVKKLERRGFIRGYVALLEPQKVGKGLIVFLTVRLSQHKSEVLQGLREEVMRLPEVMECYHIAGEEDYLLKVMVRDIAAYEQFLTNKLTKIAHISHVKSNFVMSVIKQTTAFELQ, encoded by the coding sequence ATGGAGGATTTAGACGCAATAGACCTAAAAATTTTACGGATGCTGCAAGCCGATGCCCGCATGACGCACAAACAACTTGCCGCAGCCTTAGACCTGACCATTACGCCGGTGTTTGAGCGGGTGAAAAAATTGGAACGGCGCGGCTTCATTCGCGGCTACGTAGCCCTGTTAGAGCCGCAAAAAGTAGGTAAAGGCTTAATTGTATTTCTGACCGTTCGCCTTTCGCAACACAAAAGCGAGGTTTTGCAAGGGTTGCGGGAAGAGGTCATGCGTTTGCCCGAAGTAATGGAGTGCTACCACATAGCAGGCGAGGAAGATTACCTGCTCAAAGTAATGGTGCGCGATATTGCCGCCTACGAGCAGTTTCTGACCAATAAACTAACCAAAATTGCCCACATCAGCCACGTAAAAAGCAATTTTGTGATGTCTGTTATCAAGCAAACAACAGCTTTTGAGCTCCAATGA